ctaggccctctcaggcaccctgtcggagggggccatcatcaccagaggccatgggaattatcttggaggggccatcatcgccatgaaggccaaggaccagaggggaacctctccccattcaggggggaggccatggaggaggaagcacagggGGGAGAACTTCTCCTTCTCTCtctcagtggcgccggagtgccatcgggaggggaatcatcgctgcagtgatcgtcttcatcaacatcaccatcatcatcaccatcctcatctcttttacgcggtccactctcccgtaccccgctataatccctacttgaacatggtgctttatgccacatattatgatccaatgatgtgttgccatcttatgatgttttgagtagatatcctttgtctttgggttgattgatgatctagattggtatgagttgtatgatttattttggtgctgtcctattgtgccctccgtgtcgcgcaagcgtgagggattcccgttgtagggtgttgcaatatgtccatggtttacttattgtttGCGTTGCTTGAGTGATaaaagcataaacacggataagtgggtcacggcgtatgggaataaaggggacttgttatgttaatgctatggttgggttttaccttaatgatctttagtagttgcggatgcttgctagagttccaatcataagtgcatatgatccaagaagagaaagtatgttagcttatgcctctccctcatatgaaattacaatagtgattaccggtcttgttaacaagtGCCTAGGATAAttcgcacaccgacccatcattgttccacactcgctattgataatatttagtaatatattctaaatttatgataacatcacctacttttatattttagctcttcgatatcatacaaagttatcctcttcatacccacaacatagttttatttcttgtttctagttggaggcaaacgttcggtgtatgtagagtcgtatcagtggcagataggacttgagagaatattgatcttgcctttagctccttgtgggttcgacactccatgcttatcacttccatctttggaaattgctatgatgattccctgcacttggggattatcagcgccatcttgttaaatcccttaaaggttaagagaatccGAGCGGTCGAGGATCAGAACTAGGTTAGAGGGTCAAGGGTCGCGGAGGGGATGAGGGACAAGGGTCGCCGacgggtcgagggtcgaggatcaccgaggggtcaaggatcgccgaggggtcaagagggggacgtcgatcaaccccctctcgctcgaccaactctCGTGGACATCCAAACCATAGAAAAAAAAGTTGTCGATCTCGTATcccctcccgcccctacccgacaaactctcccGAGATTTCtaagagatttatcaagaatgcccccattatggatgtgcataattaagttgatccCTATTTTTTCTTATCTCATCTACCATTCTATATGTGTGTGTTCtattgtgtcaaagtattgaatcctttgacactagacagcATGACATATAGaatggtagatgagatcaggaaaaatagggaccattttctgcacatccagaatggcgccatcttgttaaatgccttgtttgacattcatgagagaggcggtccggacgtcggacattcatgagagaggcagtccgggccaaaccctagaagcattgacgaggccaccccaaaccctagaagcgtggacgccacccaaatttaccaagttaaaagagcgtggTCGAGACAACCCCAAACCATAGAAGTGTTGTGACTGGCTAggtaggtctatgtttgccacttttaatatatccatctctcatgtttgtatattaattgccatgttgtaatatttgcagaaactatggatcgaCAAAGAGACTTCGAACAAGAACAGATATTGGGGGACACAATCCGCGACGAACATGATGTCTTGTCGTTATTTCTCAATGAaatcgatggtctggaaggagaggaagtAGGCtatggtgatcgaacaatggaggaggaaattcatgatcatgatggctccggcgaccctgatgatggctccggtgaccgaacgtagtcgggatcagctgttgcaaagtccggcaaggtatatatatattaattaagcctgtgctgactagctaattgatgcattaattgttttggtatgtacatatattaactcttctttcttcttttatagccctccagatcgagccaaacttcagtaacgagacaaggcccgaagaacaggttgcgccaggatgaaaggttcacgatcatagcaatcgcgggcgatggccaaccgattgaacccctcctgaccaaggaagcattttctgctcagtgcggggttcttgttagggacatgattctgaccagcatccaccaatggtataagcctaagaacgaagaccctcaagTTTCTTATGTCGAAGATaaacagaaagatgatctttggaccgcgctgaaggaaaatttcaccctaccggcagAGGAGGATCCAAATAAGACagctatagagccattggtcatggctcatgctctcaagaagatggaagatctattcaggaggtggaagaatgagttgaaatcaacgtatGTTGACAaaaacaagactccagaattcaccggccgatttgagaagataagagatcactaggccacatttgtggcccacaagacatcgaagaagagtaagaagatgtcagcgacaaacaagataaacgctgcaaagaaggagcatcaccatcgcacgggctCAGGTgtctacctcaaagcccggccgttgtgggacaaggctgagagtgacctgattgctaaaggggtcaaaccagagacattgaactggccagactgttcaaggacttggttcttcggggttgggggaaccttggaccctgaaacagggaagtgtgtttggacggatgagcaacttgaaatacccgtcaagaagcttcagaagtataTCGCTGCAGCgcggcaagggacgttcgttcccgatagagagaacgacgagctcacacaggcccttaggaatcctgagcaccctggacgaacacgaggcatgcCAAGCTCCGttgcatggaaggttgggtttcccaatgtaggcggttacaaaacccaggagaggaggaaagtggagctgaGCGAACTACAGAAGCTGAATGCAAGGGTACGAAAGCTAGAGGAACGACAAGCTGTTGAGAACCAGCGAGCTCCTGCccaagctaccccagaagctaccccgccatctcagcggagaaatAGCGTGGCTTTCACCGAGCTCGTTTAGCAGTctgacttcacggctcctagctaccccgtggatgctatcacggagtcacACCAGTGCCAGCTTATGACGCATTGGcagaacctcaaagtcaaggcggctgtcggctctgtgttCCCTCCTGAACCCgatgcaacttttcactgccttccgattccacaagactatgttgttgtgatggtggatgaaatttgaggagctccagcttgaccaccctacaggtgaaggggagactcagctgggtcttgctctgaagactccatgtctatgacggaaggagcacatcaagcttctgaacttcacgcctttgcctcctcctcctcctctggcgagtgatcaggcagtccgcctcctgctccggcgcgtgaggacggcactccgcctccttctccgcttgCTCCGGTGcatccgagcagcccgcctcctccttcgcctcgtCGGTAACGGTGGAACACatacgccgccgctccggctgctccggtgcgtTGGACCACTCCGCCTCCTTCTACTACTCATCAACAGCAACGGAAGAGAGCCATCgccgctccggcgtctagcagtacagccagaggcaggaggcaatacagattcggtccatctctcaagcctatagagaagttaccatatgagatgaCCGTGGAGGAAAACGAGCAGACCAttcaagcccaagtgaaggacttctttgaaacgaaaagagctatgaaacatccacctttgaaggagaagatagatccggtgacgAAGCGCACTCtcaatgccctgaagcgaccaccaccgcgttCGCCGGATAACAACCATCTCCGCTATCTTAAAAAGACATGGCAAGAAGCACGCCAGTCGGGAAGTACTTCAACTgacaaaaggttaaaagaacgaagaagtgggaagaaaattccccagctcggagaACAGGAGAACCAATCATTCCCCCCACTCAAgttgtctagcgatatcgtcgcaaaTCAGTCGCTGCTGCCCGGTTTCACTATTGGTGATTACCTATTCGGCGATGTAGAAtttgaaacaatggaggtggatgaattcaaataccattacgggaagcctctcgtcaaagatactctttctctaacaacaatgatgcgaagattccattactggtacatgaaaacctgcagagagtctgggaagGATGCTCTGTCGATGCTGATTAAAGAGAACCACGAGTTCATTGGCCAAGAACTGTCAACTATTGGTTTTGATGAGTTTTTCCTGTTCTACAACCAAAAGGCCATCGACAAATCACTTGTGgcttgctactgtctataagtactacTTTCTGTAACTAAGTCTCTCTCTCTATAtctagctcagctctttcattgtatgtatatataattatcctcactatattatgcagactgaagatcatcgaatgcagaaaagcacaaatctatgacattgggttcattaacccaaatgtcatacaTGAATACACAGTCAAAAAAATGCGAAGAGTCCAAGGATAACTAGCTCAAAAAATCAaaccaaagataaaatactctttccttacaacttcaagtgagtgttactgtcttgtgcatattcggtttcccttattactcgaggttatagtcatGTAACTGATGAGTTGTGCATGTGTGCGcaacttccactttattctcctggtgattaagcttgagaagggagaagtaaccgtcttagactcgagacaaaaagattctgaggactatgcagacatgactggaatgctccagaagtaagctcaatcgatcattatcgcaccatatcggcaacttggttcatttcctaatatcaagtaattattttctttgtctggcggagtttggaaaaagttcaccgcaatTTCTCCGGGACTACCGACCGAGCTGGCATTTAAAcaaccgaaagtaagtactataccTAGTTCCGCGCATTCCCATTGATTGTAGCTAGTtgcatcaataccatttagcatgcttgcttatcagtttgattgacctctatttctcgtaaagtgcttgtggcaggaacaaggaaatagtttctgtgcatactacgtttgcgagttcatctacaatgagacggccaagaataagcggggctacactgaaaaaCAATATCAAGTGCGTAAGAAAAAATATTCAAAAttgtattttattaccatcatttgtcttgagtttcattcatacacaTGTATTGAGCCTCTTCTTCGATTGAAAGCTGGCAGCTGCAGgagctcctaccacatgatcgcatcaaagcaattcaagaggatttggcgggattctttcttgaccacgtcatcaagaAAGCCGAAGAATACCATGTGGCACTTGACTTCAGACTTTAAGGATTGTAATAGATCTTATATGGTatttgtatatatgtagctagtagcattggatagatatacgaaaacttgttgttcgaccaatctctcggagaaggagaggtcggtcacttctctctgtatatgttcatgatgatcttctgtacttaatggtttcctttattttcttactagctagcgtgtcgagtcatctatacgtatagtacatagcatcgaccaagcatggagataagagaggtcacttctctctattagctagctaacacaatatataaaacccctaattaaattaaccctccaaaaacCCCAAACCCTCCCCCCCtttcaaaaagaaacaaaaactccAGTCTCTGAACTGCTGACACGTGGATgttttttggtcccggttggtgttaccaaccgggactaaaggccctcctgctTGGGCAAGCCGCATCGGCCATGTGGAGCCTCATCTATCCTAGTTCAcgagtgaaccgggactaaaggtcatgggctttagtaccgaccctttagtcccggttccagaaccgggacagatgggcatctagaaccaggacagatgggcctttttctactagtgcacctaTCTTATTAATCGTCTCCCTAGTAAGGTTATTGGCAATACCACTCAATTGAAGCGATTATATCATGTAAAACCTGCCTACAACTCTCTTAGAATTTTTGGGTGTGCTTGTCATCCCAATATACGCCCATACAATCATCATAAACTTGAGCTTCGCTCCACCCAATGTAGTTTTCTTGGCTATAGTACTCTCCACAAAGGGTATAAGTGCCTAGGAAATGCCACTGGACGAATTTATATTTCTAGAGATGTTTTTTTGATGAAACTCTTTTTCCATTTGCTAAACTTCATCCCAATGCAGGGGCCCTTCTCCGTGCTGAAATAGCACTCCTTCCAGATTACGGGGGAGAATTACATAAAACTGATCATGTGAAAAATTCTATAGGAAATCGTGGTTCTGATAATATATGTGCAGATTTGGGTTGTCATTATGTGTACAGATCTGGACAAAGCGGGCATAGGTTCCGAGGCTGATTCGCCTGGCAGCGGCGCGCAATCCAATGCCGACTCCCGTGCCAGCCCTGCTGTCTCCATTGGCGAGGGATCCAAGGTGGATCGCCTTCCTCTACATGCAGCCAACCACACGCAGGCGGAGCCAGCCAGCCCAGCCGCGGGGGTGGCCGACAGCTCACGTGTGGTGGACCCCGCTAGCCCAAGCGCGGGGGGAAGCGCGTCGCCATGTGTGGTGGACCCCGCCAGCCCAGGCACGAGAGGGAGTGCATCGCCGGGTTGCACCGTGGGCCCATGGATCGAGCCAACCGCTGACAGCGGTACACCTGAGGCGCCAGGGGGATCTCCCTTGAATCGGGAGCCTGGATCGCCTGCGCCTCGATCTCCCTCAGATCGGGAGCTAGGATTTTTTGCGCCAAATCACACAGAGTCCTCTGAGCCGGGATCTTTTGCGCCTACAACATCAGCTCTTCACCATCCTCTTTGCCGACACACTAGATCGCATTCAGGTATGGTTAAAGGGAAAGAATACACTGATGGTACGATAAGGTATGACATAATCAAACGTGCTTTCCTTAGCAGTGTCGGCGAACCGACTCACTTGCATGATGCTCTTGCTCATAAGGATTGGAAAAAGGCTATGGATAATGAGTATGATTCACTCATGAAAAATAACACTTGGCATTTAGTACCACCAAGGAAGGGTAGTAATGTTATAGACTGCAAGTGGGTATACAAAATAAAGAGAAAATCTGATGGAAGTATAGACAGATATGAGGCTAGGCTAGTTGCAAAGGGTTTCAAACAGAGGTTTGGTATTGACTATGAGGATACATTCAGCCCTGTTGTTAAGTCAGCCACTATTCGACTTGTATTGTCTATTGCTACTTCCAGAGGATGGAGTTTacgacagctagatgttcagaacgtgTTTCTTCAtcgtgttcttgaggaagaagtgttcatgctGCAGCCACCAGGATATGAGGATCAAAGCACACCACATTATGTCTGTAAGTTGGATAAAGCTCTGTATGGTttgaaacaggccccaagagctTGGTACTCAAGGTTGAGCATGCAGTTACAACAACTTGAGTTTACACCATCTAAAGCAGATATCTCGTTGTTCTTTTACAATAAAGACAATATCACTGTATTTGTCCTTGTTTATGTttatgatataattgttgctagttcaagTTCAAGTGCTACCACTTGTTTGCTTAAAGATCTAAAGTTGGAGTTTGCTATCAAGGACTTGGGTAATCTTCACTATTTCCTTGGCATAGAGGTCAAACAAGTGAAGGATGGTATACTTCTCACATAGGAACAATACACCACTAACATACTGAGGAGAGTAAGATTGGAAAATTGTAAACCTGTGAGTACACCAATGTCAACCTCAGAGCAGCTTAATTACAACTAAAAGTGGAGAAGCACTTGGACCAAAAGATGCAAAAAAATACAGAAGTGTTGTAGGTGCTTTACAATATTTGACCCTTACATGTCATAATATTTCCTATTCTGTGAATAAGGTGTGTCAATATTTACATGCACCTAGGACAACTCATTGGACTGCGGTCAACCGAATTTTGAGGTATCTTAAATATTCAGAAGGACTTGGAATTCAAATCACCAAGTTTTTGTCCATGCTTGTCgctgcatattctgatgcagattgggcagggtgTGCTGATGATAGAAGATCCACAGGTGGCTTTGATGTGTTTCTGGATACAAAtcttgtgtcatggagtgcaagaaaacagGCCATTGTCTCAAGATCCAGTACAGAAGCTGAATACAAAGCTTTAGCAAATGCTACTGCTGAGGTAATGTGGATACATACATTACTCTATGAGCTTGGAATTAAGGCTCCTCAGGCTGCGAGgttatggtgtgataatattggtgcaaccTACCTCTCAGCTAATCCTATTTTTCATGCACGCAAAAAACATATCAAAGTTGATTCCCACTTTGTGAGAGAAAGAGTAGCTCGAAAGCTACTTGATATTCGATTTATACCAACTGGATAGCAACTTGCTGATGGCTTCACAAAACCTCTCACTACAAGAAGGTTGAATGAGTTTAAGTACAATATAACCTTGGCAAAGTGCATACGGTTCAtattgagggggggtgttagaataAATTGTATAGGGATAGGAGACTAGTTTGAATTGTAATCTATCTTCTATCCCTTCTTCTGTTATTCTCCATGTAACAATGAGAtcgatctctatctctctctctctctcgatcgatcgatcgatctccTCTTCCTTGTAAGCCATGACAAACCCTCAATGTATACAATGCGGCCCAGACgaagggttctacgcttcccacAATATCTTACAcatactacctctgttcctaataCAAGCCCtgttagagattccaatatggtcTACATACGAATaggaagtaaaatgagtgaataaAATACATTTACGTACATCTGcatgtagtttgtattgaaatctaTAAAAGGTcgtatatttagaaatggaggaagTATTATTCTGGTCAAGCCTTTATTGAATTTTCCATAGCACATCACAATATCATTCGCTTATTACTTGCTTGTGATTGGTACAACTACACACAACATGGTATGGTACGTGGTACTACAAACTAAGGAGATTATCCATAACAAACACACTGAGAAACCGATTACCGAACCTCGAGTCTGACGACTAAGGTCCTTGCAATTGAACACAACTACACAAGCCAGGTAAGATCACCGACTAATGGAGAGTTTGACCATCTCCATCCAGGATCGTGTCCTTGAAAGATCCACCACTTGGGATCATGGGTAGGACATGTTCCTGGTGTGGGACGATGACGTCCAGCAAGTACGGGCCTGGTGTCTCAAGCATCTCCTTGATGGCAGCACGAACTTCGCTCTTGTTTGCCACTCGGACCGCAGGGATACTGAAGCCTCTGGCAATTGTGATGAAGTCTGGGTAAATCACACTCCCCTTCTCCGGGTTGCCTAGGTAGGTGTGTGCTCGGTTGGCTTTGTAGAGTATGTCCTCCCACTGCACCACCATACCCAGATGCTGGTTGTTAAGAACCATGACCTTCACTTGGAGGTTCTCAATTCGGATCATTGCCAACTCTTGGATGTTCATGAGGAAGCTACCGTCTCCATCAATGTCGACCACAGTGACACCTGGGTTGGCCACTGCGGCACCAGCAGCTGCCGGCAACCCAAAGCCCATTGCCCCCAGCCCACCAGACGACAACCATTGTCTAGGCCTCCTATAGGTGTAATACTGAGCCGCCCACATCTGATGCTGCCCAACGCCGGTGGCAACGATTGCCTCCCCATTTGTCATCTCGTCCAGCACCTGGATAGCATATTGCGGTGGAATGGCTTCACCAAATGTTTGATAACCTAGGGGAAACTCAATTCTTTTCTGCTCCAACTCCGAGCACCAATCACGGTAGTCAAAATTCCTCTCCCCAATGCTCCCTTCTAGAAGAGCATTCATACCCTGCAAAGCAAGCTTGACATCTGCACAAATTGAGACGTGTGGCTGCTTGTTCTTCCCAATCTCCGCGGGGTCAATGTCAATGTGCACAATCTTGGCCCTGCTCGCAAAAGCCTCAATCCTCCCAGTCACGCGATCGTCGAACCGCACACCAAATGCAAGCAACAAGTCAGCCTTATCCACGGCGTAATTGGCATACACGGTCCCATGCATCCCAAGCATGCGCAGTGACAGCGGATGGTCGCTAGGAAAGTTACCGAGACCCATCAGAGTGGTTGCCACCGGGATGCCCGTGAGCTCAACAAAGCGGCGCAGCTCATCACCAGACGCAGAGCATCCGCCACCAACGTAGAGAACGGGTCTCCTGGCCTCGGCCGCAAGGTGGATGACTTGCTCGAGCAGGTCAGTGGCCGGCTGCTCGGGCAGGCGCGCAATGTACCTGTTGGGTAGCTGCATGGGCGTGCCCCAGGACGGCACAGCCATGTGCTGCTGGATGTCCTTGGGGATGTCGACCAGAACAGGCCCTGGACGTCCGGACGACGCGAGGAAGAAGGCCTCTTTGATGATGCGGGGGATGTCGTCCACGTCGAGAACCAGATAGTTGTGCTTGGTGATGGGGCGAGTGACTTCCACGACCGGCGTTTCCTGAAAGGCGCCCGTCCCGATCATGTACCGCGGGACCTGGCCGGTGATGGCGACGAGTGGCACGGAGTCGAGATAAGCGTCGGCGAGCGCGGTGACGAGGTTGGTGGCACCGGGGCCGGAGGTGGCGATGCAGACGCCGGGCCGGCCGGAAGCGCGCGCGTAGCCTGACGCGGCGAAGGCCTCGCCCTGCTCGTGGCGGAGCAGGTGGGTACGGATGGTGGGCGAGCGCGTGAGCTCCTGGTGGATCTCCATGGACGCACCGCCCGGGTACGCGAACACGTCGCCAACTCCACAGCGCTCGAGGGCCTCCACAAGTATGTCTGCGCCATTTCGCCTAAGCGTTGTGACGGTGGGAGAAGAGGAGGCCATGGTGTTTAGAGCGTACCCTTATTTAGATGCAAAGATGGCCAGAATCCTTAGGAAAACACCCGCACTCCTTGGCTAGAAACACAGCTCTCACTGGAACACACGCAGATGCTTTCCTTGCCCTCATTTTTATAGGACACATCTACATGCATgtattatatagacatattttactgcgtagattcactcattttacatGCATGTAGAAACTATCAAATTGCTAGATATGGGTTACGTTCTGTAAAGGGAGAAATGGGCTCCACGTATACGTGATTATTTTGGAGACTTCGATAGTGTTTCGGTAGGCAACGTACCCGCAAACGCCAGGAAACCAACGTGCATGTGTTAATTTCGGGTCAAAAGAAAAGGACGTCCTTAGCTACCACACGTGTGGCGGGAAAGAAGACGCACCCACGTCTTTAATGCAAATAGATTGCCactcatggcatgcatgcatgcgaaaATCTTTTCggattttcatttttttaaatgttttatttcttaaatgaaaaatccgattgaagatccgttttcaccattaaattccTCGctttgagatcttcaaaactagatctcatatcgataTATTTCGGCGAAATTTTTCTTGGttaaaagttgtcatgtctattgcacatgaattgccatgatatttacactgaagttgtcatgatatgtttcaactatttccttttacatttaaaagtaaattttaacatattataaaacggagaattaagaaactggacttgccatgcaccataaactaaaattgccatgatacatgcacttaaaattgccatggatcaataaaaaaatattttcatagtcaaagtactggaattgtcatcataaaaaaactaaaattgccatgatctacaaactaaaattgccacatggcaactttagtttaagcactatgacatcatggcaacttctgggCAAAAAAATAAATccgtcaaaacatatcaacatggggtctagttttgaagattttgtcgagacggatttaatggtgaaaacggatttttagttcgcttttttgtttaggagataaaacatttttaagccgaaaaccaaaaaaaaatctgctgatgtcatctattcatacgtggcaaaatgagtggtgatggaggcgtgtgggcgatctgcaaacgcccacacatgtgggcgttagtaACGTGTGTTCATTTGAGAAAAGCCAAGGGATTCTCCTAACCCACACGTTTTTTTTTTCTTCATCAAAAATTCAAAGTGAAAGCATCACGTTTTATCCAGTGCCGAACAAGACACGTTGGAGATAAAAAAACAAGAGCGGGCAATATGTGATGGACTTGGCCACGGCAGGAAAAGAAAGCAGAGCCAAGCCTCTGAAGATGAAAGCAAAATGGACACCTCCTGATAATGGAGTGATCAAGGTGAATATCGATGCCTTATTCGATGATAAAAAAGACTCGGCCAATACAACCTTTGCCGAGAGCTCGCAATTGGGTGTCACTTGGCACAATTGGTCCATGTTGACGGCTCCGTAACGTCGAGTGCACCTTTGTCGAGAACCTTACATGGTACTACTTGGGAACCATTTTTTGGAAATACTTTTTCCACGCGCAGTAAAGGTTTCCTGTGTTCACTTTGACTGGTGCTTGGCAATCATACTTTTATAATGTGCCGTAAATATTCGTCGAGGTTCCTATAAGGTGTACTCGACAATCATTTATCCAAACACTTTTTTAAGTGTGGTAAAGATTTGTCGAGTTCCCAGCTAAAATACTCAGCATAGTGGTATAGGTGTTCTGCCGCGCGGCCTATGGTGCCTTGTTCTGCAGCCCTCAGGAAAGTGATGATGTTGTCAGTTGTTCCCGGGTGACACATCTGTAGAGAGCTGCATTCGGCAAAAGAGTACCTTTGTTGAGTACTGAACTTGGCGGGGGACAAGGAACATCGTTGTTTTGTCGTCTTAAAAGGGAAATTTCATAGTAAGAAGATGAGAGAAGAAATTAGGTAGTTTAAGGGATCATTCCTCCCTTCTCCTATTTTTTTTGTTCAGTTTAGCTGCATGAAAACGGTTGAAGGTAGAAGACGTAATCCGGACCGTTCATTTTTTAACTAACGCTTCATGCTGATCCTAGCAAAATCGACCGACCCGAAAACAAATTCCAGCCGACATGCCTCTAGCCATTCCTTTTCTGTTTCTCTTTTCAGTTGCTTCAGTTGTTTGTTGTGGAACACTCATATTAAATTGTACTCACTTACAAGAATATGTGAATATGTGTAAAACACAATGTGATATCAGATTTTGTTCTGTTGCTTTTTTTGAGAATCAGTTCTTGGCATGGGAAAAAGGTACTTACATAGAATAATATGAGACGATAGTGAGGATTCAATTAAAAGGCCATGTGGCAGAATCTTGTGAAACGAAAACTTTATCCAATGGATGATATTGTTCTGATTTGTCATCTCTCAACTGTTGGATGGAG
Above is a window of Triticum aestivum cultivar Chinese Spring chromosome 6B, IWGSC CS RefSeq v2.1, whole genome shotgun sequence DNA encoding:
- the LOC123133511 gene encoding acetolactate synthase 1, chloroplastic-like gives rise to the protein MEIHQELTRSPTIRTHLLRHEQGEAFAASGYARASGRPGVCIATSGPGATNLVTALADAYLDSVPLVAITGQVPRYMIGTGAFQETPVVEVTRPITKHNYLVLDVDDIPRIIKEAFFLASSGRPGPVLVDIPKDIQQHMAVPSWGTPMQLPNRYIARLPEQPATDLLEQVIHLAAEARRPVLYVGGGCSASGDELRRFVELTGIPVATTLMGLGNFPSDHPLSLRMLGMHGTVYANYAVDKADLLLAFGVRFDDRVTGRIEAFASRAKIVHIDIDPAEIGKNKQPHVSICADVKLALQGMNALLEGSIGERNFDYRDWCSELEQKRIEFPLGYQTFGEAIPPQYAIQVLDEMTNGEAIVATGVGQHQMWAAQYYTYRRPRQWLSSGGLGAMGFGLPAAAGAAVANPGVTVVDIDGDGSFLMNIQELAMIRIENLQVKVMVLNNQHLGMVVQWEDILYKANRAHTYLGNPEKGSVIYPDFITIARGFSIPAVRVANKSEVRAAIKEMLETPGPYLLDVIVPHQEHVLPMIPSGGSFKDTILDGDGQTLH